In a genomic window of Magnolia sinica isolate HGM2019 chromosome 14, MsV1, whole genome shotgun sequence:
- the LOC131224811 gene encoding cathepsin B-like protease 3 yields the protein MAGRISLHSSKRLQQLLVLLLIGTIYGFQQGVVAGKPIPQIQSTSEILQDSIIQEINANPTAGWEASRNSRFSNYTIDQFRHLLGVKQMPQNALDTTPVKTHPKSLKLPKQFDARTAWPQCSTIGRILDQGHCGSCWAFGAVESLSDRFCIHFGMNISLSVNDLLACCGFMCGEGCEGGYPIRAWNYFVRHGVVTEECDPYFDDVGCSHPGCTPEYPTPKCVKKCQVKNQLWKESKHFSVNAYRIDSDPYNIMAEVYKNGPVEVSFTVYEDFAHYKSGVYKHITGGVMGGHAVKLIGWGTSDDGEDYWLLANQWNRSWGDDGYFKIIRNTNECGIEEDVVAGLPSTKNLIWKHAGVDAGHDATM from the exons ATGGCGGGGCGGATTTCTCTACATTCATCGAAGAGACTGCAGCAGCTGCTAGTGCTGCTGCTTATAGGGACGATTTACGGTTTCCAACAGGGG GTGGTTGCAGGGAAACCAATTCCTCAAATCCAGTCTACATCTGAGATTCTTCAG GATTCTATCATACAAGAGATAAATGCAAACCCCACGGCAGGATGGGAAGCTTCCAGGAATTCTCGATTCTCTAATTACACC ATTGACCAATTCAGGCATCTCCTTGGAGTGAAGCAAATGCCTCAGAATGCTTTGGATACTACTCCAGTGAAAACTCATCCCAAGTCCTTGAAGTTGCCCAAGCAATTTGATGCAAGAACAGCTTGGCCTCAATGTAGCACCATTGGAAGAATACTTG ATCAG GGTCATTGTGGTTCTTGTTGGGCCTTTGGCGCAGTGGAATCACTATCGGATCGTTTCTGCATTCATTTTGGCATG AACATTTCCCTGTCTGTTAACGACCTCTTAGCATGCTGTGGTTTTATGTGTGGAGAAGGTTGTGAAGGGGGATATCCCATTCGTGCATGGAACTACTTTGTCCGGCATGGTGTTGTTACTGAAGAG TGTGACCCGTACTTCGATGATGTTGGGTGTTCTCACCCTGGTTGTACACCTGAATATCCAACCCCAAAGTGTGTAAAGAAGTGTCAAGTGAAAAACCAACTCTGGAAGGAATCTAAGCACTTCAGTGTTAATGCTTATAGAATTGATTCAGATCCATACAACATCATGGCAGAAGTCTACAAGAATGGTCCTGTGGAAGTCTCCTTCACTGTTTATGAG GATTTTGCTCATTATAAGTCTGGGGTCTACAAACACATTACGGGTGGTGTCATGGGAGGCCATGCTGTGAAGCTAATTGGGTGGGGGACTAGTGATGATGGAGAGGATTATTGG CTTCTTGCAAATCAGTGGAACAGGAGCTggggtgat GATGGTTACTTCAAGATCATCAGAAATACAAATGAATGTGGAATTGAAGAGGATGTGGTCGCGGGATTGCCTTCAACCAAGAACTTGATTTGGAAACATGCTGGAGTGGATGCAGGCCACGATGCCACCATGTGA
- the LOC131224810 gene encoding uncharacterized protein LOC131224810 has protein sequence MGSLMAGWDSPFVDPKTVNSERNRSFTKEEIENFRRLHKKCEEEEEEEEEEHNPPHTLSLSLHNNPSLESGKEVTRYFLPPYYSTTELESDVGSGMEKKTDDWWTRSNWAFLNEPPQEEIDVSSHKYASQYHVAELATKKPRHAN, from the exons ATGGGTTCTTTGATGGCCGGTTGGGATTCTCCCTTTGTAGATCCTAAGacag TCAACTCTGAGAGGAACAGATCATTCActaaagaagagattgagaattTCCGGAGGTTGCACAAGaaatgtgaagaagaagaagaagaagaagaagaagaacataatCCCCCACATACTCTCAGTCTCAGCTTACATAATAACCCCTCTCTG GAGAGTGGGAAGGAAGTGACACGTTATTTTCTACCTCCCTACTATTCAACTACTGAATTGGAGTCTGATGTTGGATCTGGAATGGAAAAGAAGACAGATGACTG GTGGACTAGAAGTAACTGGGCTTTCCTCAATGAGCCTCCACAGGAGGAGATTGATGTATCATCACACAAGTATGCGTCCCAGTATCATGTTGCGGAACTTGCGACCAAGAAACCTAGGCATGCCAACTGA